A genomic window from Cricetulus griseus strain 17A/GY chromosome 4, alternate assembly CriGri-PICRH-1.0, whole genome shotgun sequence includes:
- the P2rx2 gene encoding P2X purinoceptor 2 isoform X4 has protein sequence MAAAQPGLPAGAAVVRRLARGCWSAFWDYETPKVIVVRNRRLGFVHRMVQLLILLYFVWYVFIVQKSYQDSETGPESSIITKVKGITISEHKVWDVEEYVKPPEGGSVVSIITRMEVTPSQTLGTCPESIRVHSSTCHSDDDCIAGQLDMQGNGIRTGHCVPYYHGDSKTCEVSAWCPVEDGTTENQFLGKMAPNFTILIKNNIHYPKFKFSKGNIASQKNLKHCTFDQDSDPYCPIFKLGFIVEQAGENFTELAHKGGVIGVIINWDCDLDLSESECNPKYSFRRLDPKYDPASSGYNFRFAKYYKINSTTTTRTLIKAYGIRIDVIVHGQAGKFSLIPTIINLATALTSIGVGSFLCDWILLTFMNKNKLYSHKKFDKDSTFTDPKGLAQL, from the exons ATGGCAGCTGCACAGCCGGGCCTTCCCGCGGGGGCGGCCGTGGTCCGGCGCTTGGCCCGGGGCTGCTGGTCTGCGTTCTGGGACTATGAGACGCCCAAGGTGATCGTGGTGCGGAACCGGCGCCTGGGGTTCGTGCACCGCATGGTGCAGCTGCTCATCCTGCTTTACTTCGTGTG GTACGTGTTCATTGTGCAGAAAAGCTACCAGGACAGCGAGACAGGTCCGGAGAGCTCCATCATCACCAAAGTCAAGGGGATCACCATATCGGAGCACAAAGTGTGGGACGTTGAGGAATATGTAAAGCCCCCGGAG GGGGGCAGTGTGGTCAGCATCATCACCAGGATGGAAGTCACCCCTTCCCAGACCCTGGGAACATGCCCAGAG AGCATTAGGGTTCACAGTTCCACCTGCCATTCAGATGATGACTGCATCGCCGGGCAGCTGGACATGCAAGGCAATG GGATTCGGACAGGGCACTGTGTACCCTATTACCACGGGGACTCCAAGACCTGTGAGGTGTCAGCTTGGTGCCCGGTGGAGGATGGAACTACTGAAAA CCAGTTTCTAGGTAAAATGGCACCAAATTTCACCATCCTCATCAAGAACAACATCCACTATCCCAAATTCAAGTTCTCTAA GGGCAACATTGCAAGCCAGAAGAACCTGAAGCATTGCACGTTTGATCAGGACTCTGATCCGTACTGTCCCATCTTCAAGTTAGGCTTCATTGTAGAGCAGGCAGGGGAGAACTTCACTGAACTGGCACACAAG GGTGGTGTCATTGGAGTCATCATTAACTGGGACTGTGACCTGGACTTGTCTGAATCAGAGTGCAACCCCAAATACTCTTTTCGGAGGCTTGACCCCAAGTATGACCCTGCCTCCTCAGGCTACAACTTCAG GTTTGCCAAGTATTACAAGATAAATAGCACCACCACCACTCGAACTCTCATCAAAGCCTATGGGATTCGAATTGATGTTATCGTGCATGGGCAG GCAGGGAAATTCAGTCTCATTCCTACTATCATCAATCTGGCCACTGCTCTGACCTCCATCGGGGTG GGCTCCTTTCTGTGTGACTGGATTTTGCTAACATTCATGAACAAAAACAAGCTCTATAGCCATAAGAAGTTCGACAAG GACTCCACATTCACGGACCCCAAAGGTTTGGCTCAACTCTGA
- the P2rx2 gene encoding P2X purinoceptor 2 isoform X1, translated as MAAAQPGLPAGAAVVRRLARGCWSAFWDYETPKVIVVRNRRLGFVHRMVQLLILLYFVWVASGAGTALFPRYVFIVQKSYQDSETGPESSIITKVKGITISEHKVWDVEEYVKPPEGGSVVSIITRMEVTPSQTLGTCPESIRVHSSTCHSDDDCIAGQLDMQGNGIRTGHCVPYYHGDSKTCEVSAWCPVEDGTTENQFLGKMAPNFTILIKNNIHYPKFKFSKGNIASQKNLKHCTFDQDSDPYCPIFKLGFIVEQAGENFTELAHKGGVIGVIINWDCDLDLSESECNPKYSFRRLDPKYDPASSGYNFRFAKYYKINSTTTTRTLIKAYGIRIDVIVHGQAGKFSLIPTIINLATALTSIGVGSFLCDWILLTFMNKNKLYSHKKFDKVRTPSHYPQGQPPNPPSGRGPTLGELAELPLAVQPPRPCSISALTEQVVDTLDLHVGQRLPVPEPSQQDSTFTDPKGLAQL; from the exons ATGGCAGCTGCACAGCCGGGCCTTCCCGCGGGGGCGGCCGTGGTCCGGCGCTTGGCCCGGGGCTGCTGGTCTGCGTTCTGGGACTATGAGACGCCCAAGGTGATCGTGGTGCGGAACCGGCGCCTGGGGTTCGTGCACCGCATGGTGCAGCTGCTCATCCTGCTTTACTTCGTGTG GGTTGCCTCCGGAGCCGGCACCGCCCTGTTCCCCAGGTACGTGTTCATTGTGCAGAAAAGCTACCAGGACAGCGAGACAGGTCCGGAGAGCTCCATCATCACCAAAGTCAAGGGGATCACCATATCGGAGCACAAAGTGTGGGACGTTGAGGAATATGTAAAGCCCCCGGAG GGGGGCAGTGTGGTCAGCATCATCACCAGGATGGAAGTCACCCCTTCCCAGACCCTGGGAACATGCCCAGAG AGCATTAGGGTTCACAGTTCCACCTGCCATTCAGATGATGACTGCATCGCCGGGCAGCTGGACATGCAAGGCAATG GGATTCGGACAGGGCACTGTGTACCCTATTACCACGGGGACTCCAAGACCTGTGAGGTGTCAGCTTGGTGCCCGGTGGAGGATGGAACTACTGAAAA CCAGTTTCTAGGTAAAATGGCACCAAATTTCACCATCCTCATCAAGAACAACATCCACTATCCCAAATTCAAGTTCTCTAA GGGCAACATTGCAAGCCAGAAGAACCTGAAGCATTGCACGTTTGATCAGGACTCTGATCCGTACTGTCCCATCTTCAAGTTAGGCTTCATTGTAGAGCAGGCAGGGGAGAACTTCACTGAACTGGCACACAAG GGTGGTGTCATTGGAGTCATCATTAACTGGGACTGTGACCTGGACTTGTCTGAATCAGAGTGCAACCCCAAATACTCTTTTCGGAGGCTTGACCCCAAGTATGACCCTGCCTCCTCAGGCTACAACTTCAG GTTTGCCAAGTATTACAAGATAAATAGCACCACCACCACTCGAACTCTCATCAAAGCCTATGGGATTCGAATTGATGTTATCGTGCATGGGCAG GCAGGGAAATTCAGTCTCATTCCTACTATCATCAATCTGGCCACTGCTCTGACCTCCATCGGGGTG GGCTCCTTTCTGTGTGACTGGATTTTGCTAACATTCATGAACAAAAACAAGCTCTATAGCCATAAGAAGTTCGACAAGGTGCGTACTCCAAGTCACTACCCCCAGGGTCAGCCACCCAACCCTCCATCAGGTAGAGGGCCAACTTTGGGAGAACTGGCAGAGCTACCATTGGCTGTCCAGCCTCCTCGGCCTTGTTCCATCTCTGCTCTGACTGAGCAGGTGGTGGACACTCTTGACCTGCACGTGGGACAAAGGCTTCCTGTCCCCGAGCCTTCCCAACAGGACTCCACATTCACGGACCCCAAAGGTTTGGCTCAACTCTGA
- the P2rx2 gene encoding P2X purinoceptor 2 isoform X3: MAAAQPGLPAGAAVVRRLARGCWSAFWDYETPKVIVVRNRRLGFVHRMVQLLILLYFVWYVFIVQKSYQDSETGPESSIITKVKGITISEHKVWDVEEYVKPPEGGSVVSIITRMEVTPSQTLGTCPESIRVHSSTCHSDDDCIAGQLDMQGNGIRTGHCVPYYHGDSKTCEVSAWCPVEDGTTENQFLGKMAPNFTILIKNNIHYPKFKFSKGNIASQKNLKHCTFDQDSDPYCPIFKLGFIVEQAGENFTELAHKGGVIGVIINWDCDLDLSESECNPKYSFRRLDPKYDPASSGYNFRFAKYYKINSTTTTRTLIKAYGIRIDVIVHGQAGKFSLIPTIINLATALTSIGVGSFLCDWILLTFMNKNKLYSHKKFDKVVDTLDLHVGQRLPVPEPSQQDSTFTDPKGLAQL, translated from the exons ATGGCAGCTGCACAGCCGGGCCTTCCCGCGGGGGCGGCCGTGGTCCGGCGCTTGGCCCGGGGCTGCTGGTCTGCGTTCTGGGACTATGAGACGCCCAAGGTGATCGTGGTGCGGAACCGGCGCCTGGGGTTCGTGCACCGCATGGTGCAGCTGCTCATCCTGCTTTACTTCGTGTG GTACGTGTTCATTGTGCAGAAAAGCTACCAGGACAGCGAGACAGGTCCGGAGAGCTCCATCATCACCAAAGTCAAGGGGATCACCATATCGGAGCACAAAGTGTGGGACGTTGAGGAATATGTAAAGCCCCCGGAG GGGGGCAGTGTGGTCAGCATCATCACCAGGATGGAAGTCACCCCTTCCCAGACCCTGGGAACATGCCCAGAG AGCATTAGGGTTCACAGTTCCACCTGCCATTCAGATGATGACTGCATCGCCGGGCAGCTGGACATGCAAGGCAATG GGATTCGGACAGGGCACTGTGTACCCTATTACCACGGGGACTCCAAGACCTGTGAGGTGTCAGCTTGGTGCCCGGTGGAGGATGGAACTACTGAAAA CCAGTTTCTAGGTAAAATGGCACCAAATTTCACCATCCTCATCAAGAACAACATCCACTATCCCAAATTCAAGTTCTCTAA GGGCAACATTGCAAGCCAGAAGAACCTGAAGCATTGCACGTTTGATCAGGACTCTGATCCGTACTGTCCCATCTTCAAGTTAGGCTTCATTGTAGAGCAGGCAGGGGAGAACTTCACTGAACTGGCACACAAG GGTGGTGTCATTGGAGTCATCATTAACTGGGACTGTGACCTGGACTTGTCTGAATCAGAGTGCAACCCCAAATACTCTTTTCGGAGGCTTGACCCCAAGTATGACCCTGCCTCCTCAGGCTACAACTTCAG GTTTGCCAAGTATTACAAGATAAATAGCACCACCACCACTCGAACTCTCATCAAAGCCTATGGGATTCGAATTGATGTTATCGTGCATGGGCAG GCAGGGAAATTCAGTCTCATTCCTACTATCATCAATCTGGCCACTGCTCTGACCTCCATCGGGGTG GGCTCCTTTCTGTGTGACTGGATTTTGCTAACATTCATGAACAAAAACAAGCTCTATAGCCATAAGAAGTTCGACAAG GTGGTGGACACTCTTGACCTGCACGTGGGACAAAGGCTTCCTGTCCCCGAGCCTTCCCAACAGGACTCCACATTCACGGACCCCAAAGGTTTGGCTCAACTCTGA
- the P2rx2 gene encoding P2X purinoceptor 2 isoform X2 produces the protein MAAAQPGLPAGAAVVRRLARGCWSAFWDYETPKVIVVRNRRLGFVHRMVQLLILLYFVWYVFIVQKSYQDSETGPESSIITKVKGITISEHKVWDVEEYVKPPEGGSVVSIITRMEVTPSQTLGTCPESIRVHSSTCHSDDDCIAGQLDMQGNGIRTGHCVPYYHGDSKTCEVSAWCPVEDGTTENQFLGKMAPNFTILIKNNIHYPKFKFSKGNIASQKNLKHCTFDQDSDPYCPIFKLGFIVEQAGENFTELAHKGGVIGVIINWDCDLDLSESECNPKYSFRRLDPKYDPASSGYNFRFAKYYKINSTTTTRTLIKAYGIRIDVIVHGQAGKFSLIPTIINLATALTSIGVGSFLCDWILLTFMNKNKLYSHKKFDKVRTPSHYPQGQPPNPPSGRGPTLGELAELPLAVQPPRPCSISALTEQVVDTLDLHVGQRLPVPEPSQQDSTFTDPKGLAQL, from the exons ATGGCAGCTGCACAGCCGGGCCTTCCCGCGGGGGCGGCCGTGGTCCGGCGCTTGGCCCGGGGCTGCTGGTCTGCGTTCTGGGACTATGAGACGCCCAAGGTGATCGTGGTGCGGAACCGGCGCCTGGGGTTCGTGCACCGCATGGTGCAGCTGCTCATCCTGCTTTACTTCGTGTG GTACGTGTTCATTGTGCAGAAAAGCTACCAGGACAGCGAGACAGGTCCGGAGAGCTCCATCATCACCAAAGTCAAGGGGATCACCATATCGGAGCACAAAGTGTGGGACGTTGAGGAATATGTAAAGCCCCCGGAG GGGGGCAGTGTGGTCAGCATCATCACCAGGATGGAAGTCACCCCTTCCCAGACCCTGGGAACATGCCCAGAG AGCATTAGGGTTCACAGTTCCACCTGCCATTCAGATGATGACTGCATCGCCGGGCAGCTGGACATGCAAGGCAATG GGATTCGGACAGGGCACTGTGTACCCTATTACCACGGGGACTCCAAGACCTGTGAGGTGTCAGCTTGGTGCCCGGTGGAGGATGGAACTACTGAAAA CCAGTTTCTAGGTAAAATGGCACCAAATTTCACCATCCTCATCAAGAACAACATCCACTATCCCAAATTCAAGTTCTCTAA GGGCAACATTGCAAGCCAGAAGAACCTGAAGCATTGCACGTTTGATCAGGACTCTGATCCGTACTGTCCCATCTTCAAGTTAGGCTTCATTGTAGAGCAGGCAGGGGAGAACTTCACTGAACTGGCACACAAG GGTGGTGTCATTGGAGTCATCATTAACTGGGACTGTGACCTGGACTTGTCTGAATCAGAGTGCAACCCCAAATACTCTTTTCGGAGGCTTGACCCCAAGTATGACCCTGCCTCCTCAGGCTACAACTTCAG GTTTGCCAAGTATTACAAGATAAATAGCACCACCACCACTCGAACTCTCATCAAAGCCTATGGGATTCGAATTGATGTTATCGTGCATGGGCAG GCAGGGAAATTCAGTCTCATTCCTACTATCATCAATCTGGCCACTGCTCTGACCTCCATCGGGGTG GGCTCCTTTCTGTGTGACTGGATTTTGCTAACATTCATGAACAAAAACAAGCTCTATAGCCATAAGAAGTTCGACAAGGTGCGTACTCCAAGTCACTACCCCCAGGGTCAGCCACCCAACCCTCCATCAGGTAGAGGGCCAACTTTGGGAGAACTGGCAGAGCTACCATTGGCTGTCCAGCCTCCTCGGCCTTGTTCCATCTCTGCTCTGACTGAGCAGGTGGTGGACACTCTTGACCTGCACGTGGGACAAAGGCTTCCTGTCCCCGAGCCTTCCCAACAGGACTCCACATTCACGGACCCCAAAGGTTTGGCTCAACTCTGA